The following coding sequences are from one Gossypium raimondii isolate GPD5lz chromosome 4, ASM2569854v1, whole genome shotgun sequence window:
- the LOC105779210 gene encoding pentatricopeptide repeat-containing protein At4g32450, mitochondrial, translated as MSSKRASVLTFNYLTALSMVRSSRRFPHSVTIFSKFLSTAPERWDFHSPSSTSQFEDSPYDTPSSLGYEQKQNGQALNPNQGFVVCPMDDYAGSPAGDNRNSYNSGLQPTRNQMGAMGQTGWHHHSHGETNGNLEISPNGIYANGSWKGAEPGFHQNHDGMHWGNKRNELQDNSVYGNGNFRGYEADAQSTSNMQNQVWSYWQGPKEIRQNQYDLNLPRFTESQGSHLNSQGPNFSQYRQKPQDVYNFSSFGQVTNNINFYGQVSATSNLKEELTEVPETISNSATVEMLEEFCKKGNVKEAVEVLVLMKQQGVHVDLAQILQLMKACGEVKALQEAKTVHEHLVGSFSPLKISIYNRILETYLKCGSTDDAFDVFEKMPRRNLTSWDTMITGLARNGLGEDALDLFSQFKQAGLKPDAKMFLGVFYSCGVVGDINEGMLHFSLMSSDYGIVPSMEHYVGVVDMLGSTGNLDEALEFIEKMPFEASADVWETLMNLCRTHGHLELGDRCAELVKQLDPSRLNEQSKAGLIPLKDSDLKKNEKKKLASQSPLEVRSRVNEYRAGDTSHPANDRIYALLRHLKEHMKEAGYVPETRFVLHDIDQESKEEALLAHSERLALANGLLTSPARGQIRIIKNLRVCGDCHAAFKIMSKIVGREIIMRDAKRFHHFSEGLCSCRDFW; from the coding sequence ATGTCCAGCAAGAGGGCTTCGGTTCTGACCTTCAACTATCTCACCGCTTTATCTATGGTACGTTCGTCACGGCGTTTCCCTCATTCAGTCACAATTTTCAGTAAGTTCCTCAGCACTGCCCCTGAAAGGTGGGATTTTCATAGCCCTAGTAGCACCTCTCAGTTTGAGGATTCTCCTTATGATACCCCAAGTTCACTAGGTTATGAGCAGAAACAAAATGGGCAGGCCTTAAACCCAAACCAGGGTTTCGTGGTATGTCCTATGGATGATTATGCGGGAAGTCCGGCTGGGGACAACCGTAATAGCTACAATAGTGGTTTACAGCCAACAAGAAATCAGATGGGTGCCATGGGTCAAACTGGTTGGCATCATCATAGCCATGGGGAAACTAATGGGAACTTAGAGATAAGTCCAAACGGAATTTATGCAAATGGTTCTTGGAAGGGTGCTGAGCCAGGGTTTCATCAGAATCATGATGGAATGCACTGGggaaacaaaagaaatgaaCTGCAGGATAACTCAGTTTATGGAAATGGAAACTTTAGAGGATACGAGGCTGATGCTCAAAGTACTTCCAATATGCAGAATCAAGTATGGTCATATTGGCAAGGGCCTAAAGAAATCAGACAGAATCAATATGACCTTAATTTACCAAGGTTTACAGAATCTCAAGGAAGCCATCTGAATTCGCAAGGCCCAAATTTCAGCCAGTACCGGCAGAAGCCGCAAgatgtttataattttagttcttttggtCAAGTAACaaataacattaatttttatggTCAAGTATCTGCTACTTCTAATCTCAAGGAAGAGTTAACTGAGGTTCCTGAAACTATCTCAAATAGTGCTACGGTTGAGATGCTAGAGGAATTTTGCAAAAAAGGGAATGTTAAAGAAGCTGTAGAAGTTTTGGTGTTGATGAAACAGCAGGGTGTTCATGTGGATTTGGCCCAAATTTTGCAGTTAATGAAGGCATGTGGGGAAGTGAAAGCTTTACAAGAAGCGAAAACTGTTCATGAACACCTCGTAGGATCATTTTCACCTCTCAAAATAAGCATCTATAACAGGATTTTAGAGACATACTTAAAATGTGGTTCTACAGATGATGCATTTGATGTGTTTGAAAAGATGCCAAGGCGCAATCTGACATCTTGGGATACTATGATAACAGGGCTTGCTAGGAATGGGCTAGGGGAGGATGCCCTTGATCTGTTCTCTCAATTTAAGCAGGCAGGCTTGAAACCAGATGCCAAAATGTTCCTTGGAGTGTTTTATTCTTGTGGTGTCGTTGGTGATATTAATGAAGGAATGCTTCACTTTTCGTTGATGAGCAGTGATTATGGTATTGTCCCTTCCATGGAGCATTATGTGGGTGTTGTTGACATGCTGGGGAGTACAGGGAATTTGGATGAAGCATTGGAATTCATTGAAAAGATGCCATTTGAAGCCAGTGCTGATGTCTGGGAAACTTTAATGAATCTCTGCAGAACTCATGGGCACTTGGAACTTGGGGATCGTTGTGCTGAGCTTGTGAAGCAGCTAGATCCCTCTCGCTTGAATGAACAATCAAAGGCAGGTCTCATACCTTTGAAAGATTCAGACCTTAAAaagaatgagaagaagaaaTTGGCAAGTCAAAGTCCTCTTGAAGTCAGAAGCAGGGTCAACGAGTATCGTGCAGGAGATACATCACATCCTGCGAATGATAGAATCTATGCACTGCTAAGGCATTTGAAAGAACATATGAAAGAAGCTGGTTATGTTCCAGAGACAAGATTTGTTTTGCACGATATAGATCAGGAAAGTAAGGAAGAAGCTCTTCTTGCTCATAGTGAGAGACTTGCTCTTGCTAATGGTCTCCTCACTAGTCCAGCTCGGGGACAGATTCGTATTATCAAGAACCTTCGTGTTTGTGGTGATTGTCATGCTGCATTTAAGATCATGTCAAAGATTGTTGGCAGAGAGATCATAATGCGAGATGCCAAGAGGTTTCATCATTTCAGTGAAGGGTTATGCTCTTGTCGAGATTTTTGGTGA
- the LOC105780471 gene encoding dolichyl-diphosphooligosaccharide--protein glycosyltransferase 48 kDa subunit, producing the protein MGKLWLICIASISILLPFLCNAFSPESPTDRRVLVLLDDFAIKSSHSLYFNALKSRGFDLEFKLADDPKIALQRYGQYLYDALILFCPSVERFGGSIDVAAIVNFVDSGHDLIVAADVNASDLIREVGTECGVDFDEDPSAMVIDHIGYAVSGTEGDHTLIASDDFIKSDVILGGKRIEAPILFRGIGHSVSPANSLVLKVLSASPSAYSANPKSKLSTPPSLTGSAISLVSIVQARNNARLLITGSLSMFSNRFFRSGVQKAGSQTKHEKSGNEQFLTEISKWIFHERGHLKAVNVKHHRVGETDEPALYRINDELEYSVEIYEWSGTSWEPYVANDVQVQFYMMSPYVLKTLSSDKKGLYSASFKVPDVYGVFQFKVEHQKLGYTSLSLSKQIPVRPYRHNEYERFIPAAYPYYGAAFSMMAGFFIFSFVHLYSK; encoded by the exons ATGGGGAAATTGTGGCTAATTTGCATTGCTTCGATCTCAATCCTTCTCCCATTTCTCTGCAATGCTTTCTCTCCCGAATCGCCAACGGATCGCCGAGTCCTTGTTCTCCTCGACGACTTCGCCATCAAGTCGTCACACTCCCTCTACTTCAATGCCCTCAAATCACGTGGCTTCGACCTGGAATTCAAACTCGCCGATGATCCAAAGATCGCCTTGCAACGCTACGGCCAGTATCTTTACGATGCCTTGATCCTCTTCTGCCCCTCCGTCGAAC gaTTTGGAGGATCTATTGATGTTGCCGCCattgtcaattttgttgattCCGGTCATGATTTAATTGTTGCGGCGGATGTTAATGCTTCGGATTTGATTCGGGAAGTTGGTACTGAATGTGGAGTTGATTTTGATGAG GATCCTTCGGCTATGGTTATTGATCACATTGGCTATGCTGTTTCGGGAACTGAGGGAGATCATACATTGATTGCTagtgatgattttattaagtctGATGTGATCTTAGGAGGCAAAAGAATTGAA GCTCCTATACTTTTCCGAGGCATCGGCCATTCAGTGAGTCCTGCCAATAGCTTG GTGTTGAAAGTTCTCTCAGCTTCTCCATCTGCCTATTCTGCTAATCCTAAGTCGAAGCTGTCAACTCCTCCATCATTGACTGGTTCTGCTATCTCTTTAGTTTCAATTGTCCAG gcAAGGAACAATGCACGGCTTCTGATTACTGGCTCACTAAGCATGTTCAGTAATAG gTTTTTCAGATCTGGTGTGCAGAAAGCTGGGAGCCAAACTAA ACATGAGAAATCAGGCAATGAACAATTTTTGACTGAAATTAGCAAATGGATTTTCCATGAAAGAGGTCATCTTAAG GCTGTAAATGTGAAACACCACAGAGTTGGGGAAACAGATGAACCTGCATTATACAGGATTAATGATGAGTTG GAATACTCAGTTGAGATCTATGAGTGGTCTGGAACAAGCTGGGAGCCATATGTTGCTAATGATGTCCAAGTGCAGTTTTACATGATGAGCCCCTATGTTTTGAAAACTTTATCATCTGACAAAAAG GGTCTATATTCCGCATCATTTAAGGTTCCCGATGTTTATGGTGTTTTCCAATTCAAGGTCGAGCACCAAAAGCTTGGGTATACTAGTTTATCCCTTTCAAAGCAG ATTCCTGTCAGGCCATATAGACACAATGAATATGAAAGATTCATACCTGCTGCTTACCCCTATTATGGAGCTGCATTTTCTATG ATGGCTGGATTCTTCATCTTCTCGTTCGTTCATCTCTACAGCAAGTAA